The sequence below is a genomic window from Sorangiineae bacterium MSr12523.
CATCTTGTCGACGCGCTTCATCTCCACGCGAATGCCGACGACGTTTCCAAAGTGGATGCCGTGGAGGCTTTGATTCAGCCTTCGCACCTGGCTCTTCGCGCGGCGGAGGCGCACGTCGATGCCGCGCGCGACGTCTTCGGAGGCGCCACGCAGATCCGTTTCCTGGCGGCCAAGCCGCTCTTCCAAGAGAGAAAGATGGTCGCGCAAGCGCAAGAGCGCCTCCAGCGGATCCTCCACCTCGGCGACTTGGGGCGGGAGGCATCGCTTGAGAACGTCGCGCACGGTCAGCCAGGCATCGAGGTACGCGTTGGCGTGGAGGAACTCGGTCACCTGCGCGGCGCTCTCGGCGTTGCCCCGTGAAGCGCGAAGGCGGTCGACCAGGAGCTCGCCCTTGCCGCGCGCCTCGGGCCAGAGATCGGCGCTCGGCCGGCCGCGGTACGAGGCAGCCACGCGGGACGAAACGGCGTGCGAGAGAACCCCTGCCTGCGAGGCGGCGCGCTCGAGAACAGTCCACTGTTCGCGCGTGGGCAGTGCCTCCTTTTCCACGGTGGTGGCCTGCGATGCGGCGGACGTGGCCGCACGCTGCGCTTGCAGACGGCGCTCCTCGAGCAGGGCCAAGTCCGTGGCCAGCCGGCGTTCCTCCAGCTCGAAGGCTTTGCGCTCGGCGTCGATTTCGGCGATGCGGCGGTTGGTCGCGGCGGCGGCTTCCTCGGAGAGATCGCTCAGGCCTTCCGCGGCGAGCTCGCCCGCCGCGCGCTCGTGGTGCGCACGAACCGCCATGTGCTCTGCATCGGCCTTCTGCTGCGCCGTGGCCGCGAGCTCCCAGGCAGCTTCCGCCGCGCGCAGGGCCTGCTCTTCGGCCTCCCAGGCGGCGCGGGCGTTCTTGCGCTGCTCTTCCAACGCCGGCACGATGGCTTTTTGCTCGGCCAGCGCGCGCTCGGCATCGGCGAAGCGGAAGGCGGCGCGGTTTTCCACTACCTCGGCCAAGGCCGTCAGGGCCACGAACAGGCGATCGCGCTCGTCATCGAGCTCGCGGCGGCGCGCCTCCAACGTGGCTCGCTCCTCGTCGGCGGGAAGGGTCGGCGGGTGGCGCAGCACCTCCACGAGCTCCGCCAACGTGCGGCGATCGTCCTCGGTGCGCCGCAGCTCCTCGCGTGCGTTCTCGACTGCGTCGAGCTGCGTCTCGAGCTCCGCGGCGCGGGCCGCATAGTCGGGCGGCACGAGGAGGTAGGCATCGCCGAGAAGCGCGCGCAGTGCGGCGATGCGCGTGCGAAGGGCTCCCTCGCGCTGCCGGAGGGCCCGCACGCGCGCTTCGCCGGTGTCCTCGAGTTGCGCGAGGGTCTCCATCTCGCTGCGAAGTTGCGCGAGGGCCTCACCCGGATCGCCGCCCTCGAAGGTGGACCAATCGGCGGCAAGATCGTCGGCGTCGCGCTTGGCTTCGTCGAGGCTGCGCACGCGGGAAAGGGCCGCCTCGATGTCGCGCTCGAGGCCCTCCGCCTCTCGACGCAGGTCGGCGGCGCGGCGTTCGCGTGCACGACGCCCGAGCGACGGATGGTCGGGCACGCGCGTGACACGGATGCCAAAGGACTCCTGGACGAACACGTCGTCGCCGCGCCGGGTGGGCTTTCGCTCGTCGAGCCCCAGTGCGGCGTGCGCGTTCACCAGCAGCACGCTGTTCATGGTGCGCGGGAACTTCGACAACGTCGCGGCTGCGCCTTCGGGATCGTCGACGATGAGCGCGTTCTCCAGCGGCCCTAGTTGCGCTTGCAGCATGGCCGCTTCCTCCGGATCGAGCTCTTCGAAGCGGCTCGCGAGCAGCTCTGCATCGAGCTCGTCACGAAGGCTCAAGAGGTCCGCATCGAAGGCGCCGCCGGTGGCATCCAGGGCGTTGGCCTCGCGCAGGCGCGCCTCGTGGAGCTCTTTTTTCTCCGTCAATGCGGCGCGTTCGCGCTCGGCGTCCGCCGCGAATCGGTCGCGGGCTTTCGCGATGTTTTCCCGGCTGCGAAGCGCCATTTCGAGGCGCTTTTCCAGCGCTTGCAGCTTGGGTGCCCCGGCGGCCCATCGCTCGGCGCGACGCGTGAGTTCGGCCGCCTCACTGCGCAAACGAACCAAGGTGCGCTGCGCCTCTTCGCTGCGGGTCAACTCCGTGCGCAGCTCGTTTTCCGTGGCCCGCAGCTCGGCCTCCGCGACGTCGAGCGGGCGCTGGACAAGGTGCGCCGGCGCTTCGTCGGCACCGGGCTCGATCTCGAGCTCGAGTGCCCGTGCGCGGGCTTTCGTCTGCTGCTCGGCGAGCCGCCGGGCACGCGAAAGCTCGGCCGCCGTCTCCGTGGGGCGCTCGACGGAGGTTTTCAGATCCGCGAACCGCGCGAGCACGGCGCGTGCGCGATCGTGGGCGCCTTCGGCCGACGTGGCGCCGGTGAGCGTGGCAAGAGCACGAAGCGCGCGATCGTACTCCTCTTGGCGCACGGCGATGGATTCGCGATCGCGGTCGAGGCGGGAGCGCTCGAGATCCACCTCACCGAGGCGTGCGCGCGTTCGCTCGAGGGCCCCCACGACGGCATGTTCGTCCTCGGCCAGCGCGAGCTCGCCCAGGGCGGTGCGCGCCTCGTCGAAGCGGCTTCGCACGCGGCGGTGCGCGTGGGCATTGCGGTGGAGCTCCTCGAGGCCTTTTTCGAGATCGCCCACGCCGGTCGCAGCACGGTCGTAGGCGTCGCGCGCCCGATCGCGCTCGAGCCTTCGCGCCTCGCGCGCCTTGGTGGCCGCTTCGTAGGCCGCGCGTGCCGCCTGTGCATCTTCGCCTTTGCGCAAAAGCTCGCGTTCCAGCTCGGCGATGCGCAGGTGCACGCTGCGCGCGCGGGTCATTTTGCCGGCGCGAACGTGGGCCTCCTCGAGAAGGCGCTTCGTTTCGGCCAGGCGCGCTGCGAAGAGCTCGTGCTTTTGCTTCGACTCCGCGATATCCGCCTCCAGGCTGCGCACACCACGCGCTGCTTCGGCCGCCGCGGCGCGGGCCTCGTCCAGCCGGCCTGCGGCCTCGTTGGCGCGCTCGCGGGTGGCAGCCACCGCGGCGGCGAACATCGCCTGGCCGGCGTCGAAGATGCCGCTGATCTCGTGCTCGAGGTGGCGCGATTCCCGCACCTCGGTGCGCGTCCGATGGCATGCATCGAGGTTGCCGCGCATGCGCGACAGCGTGTCCGAGAGGCCGCTCTCCTCCTTGAGCAGGAACGAGCGAAGTTCGGTGGTGAGCGCGCGCGAGATGCCGCCGGTCATGCTGGTGCGGAGCATCTCGTTGAGCTTGTTCCGGTCTTCGTCGGTGGCCATCCGCAGCGGCGTGATGCCATGCTCGAACAAGGCCGCGAAGTACTCTTTCGCGGTCGCGAAGACGTCGATCTTGCCGGCGAGGCGCGCGACGCCTTCGCGAAGTTCCGCGAGCTCGGGCACTTCGTCGTGCTCGCCGCGCGGCAGGAGAAAGAGCTCTTTGAGGCTGCCTTGGAGGTCGATGTCCTTGATCAGGAAGGGCGTGAGCACGATGGTGGGCTCCGCCTTTCGCTCGAGGTGAACGCCGGCGATGAATTTCTTCGGGCCAACCTCGATTTCGAGTGCCGCATAGGAAGGGCGGCCCTGCTCACCGAGGCGGCCCCAGATGCCGCGGTCGCCGCCGGTGGCGCTGCTTTCGCCCAAGTTGGTGAAGCGCAGGCGCGACATGTCGGGCAGGAGCACGACGTACGCGGCGATCATGACGGTGGTCTTCCCTGCCCCGTTCGCGCCTTCGAGTGCCGTGACGTGGCGATCGAAGAGGTAGCGCTCGTAGAAGACTCCCTTCCAGTTCACCAAGGCGAGCGCGGTCGCCCGCGCCCGCATCATGAGGGGGCTCCCCCTTCGGGATCGGATACCGATTCGGGTTCCGACTCCGACTCCGACTCCGACTCCGACTCCGACTCCGACTCCGATTCCGATTCAGATTCAGATTCAGATTCTGACTCTGACTCAGATTCAGATTCAGATTCGGACTCTGACTCTGACTCGGAATCCGATGCCGAATCGTCTTCGGCGAGGACGAGTTCGCCCTCGGCGACGAGGCGCGCGAGGGCGGCTTCGGGGGCCTTCGTTCCTCGAACCGGTTCGGCGAAGCGCATGAGCGCGGAGCGCAGGCGAATGCGGTCCTCTTCGACGATTTCGACGAAGCCCAAGGTGGCCAAGCGGCGGAGGGCCTCGGCGACCTTGTTTCGCACGGTCTCCTGTGCGACGCGCTCGTCGTATTTGCGTCGCTTCGGGTTCATCACCCGCACCAGCGCATCGGCCCCCACCACCCCGGCCAAGTGCCCGAGCACCTGCTCGCGGGTCACCGTGCCGCCCTGCTCGAGGGTCGATGGCTCCAGATAGAGAAGGGTCAATGCCTGGCCCACCAGCATTTCCCCGGACGAAAGATGGCGCTTGCCGAGCGCGTCTCCCGTGGGGAGCAAGTAGAAATAGCCGTCGCTTCGGTGAATGAGCTCGCACCCGAAGCGGCGGTACAGCGGCTCCAAATGATCCTCGGCGTCGACGAGAAACGTGTACCAGGCCACATCGTCTCGATCGATGTGCCGCCCTCGGCGCAACGCGAGATCCACCTCGGGGTATGCCTCGTCGAGGATGACATCCTCGAGCCGCGCGAAACGCGGGCTGCCGTCCGAGCTCACGAGGCCTCCTTCTCGGGCTGGGACTCCGGCTCGGCGACCACGCGCACCGTCCATTCCTCGATCATCAGGCCATCCTGCATCGGCACCCACGCGCGTTCCGCCGTGGCCTCCGGATCGCCAAGACGGGCCACGGCCTGCGCCACACGCCCCGTGGTGACGAAGCGCTCCTCCTCCGCCACCTCCGCAATGACCCGCTCCGTCACCACACCCAGCGCACGCGCCCCCTCGGCAAGCGCACCGCGGACACGCGCCTCGAGGATCGCTTGCGGATTCTCCGCCGGCGCATCGGCCAGACCTTGCTCACGCTCCTTGCGCGGACGGCGCACGGGCGGCTTCTCCTCCGGCGGGATCTCCACCTCGCGCAAAAGACGAATCGGCGGTGCGCTGGCCAAGGTCAGCGCGAATTGCTTGCCCGCCGTGCCAGCCAAATGCTCGCGCAGGCGATGCGTCAAGGTGCGCGCCGGATCCAGGCGAACGACGTCGCGCAGGTAGCGGTGCACGTACTGGTAATACTCCGACCACGCGCGCTGCCGCGCCGAGCCCCACGCCGCGATGCGGTCCACCTGATCGACCACCGTGCGCGCCGCACCTTCGGCATCGGCCACCCCCGCCTCGGCCGCGTGCTCTTGGATGTCCTGAAGCAGCGACTGCAGCTGGTGCGTGTCGCGTAAGAGAATCTGATTCAGCTCGTTCAAGGTGCCGCTCGTCGACTCGAGCAGCTCCTGGCATCGTGCCACGGCGCCGAACCAATCGGCGTGAAGAAGCCCGGCAATTTCGCGCTGGAACTCCTCCTGCTGCAGGTCGAAGCCGCACTGCCGTCGCTCGATGCCGTTGGCCAGATCGCCCATGGTGACGCGCAGCGGGCTGATGACGCCCATGCGCCACTCTTCCTCGGTGTGCGCGGCTTTCGCCGCGGTGAGGATCTCGCCCAGGCCCACCAGAAGGCTGCGCGTGAGCACGGTCAGGCTGTCGCGCGTGAGGGTGTCGTCCTCGAGAAAAAATTCGATGATGCCGTTGGCCAGCCGTGTGAGCGCGTATTCGCCCGCCCGCACGATGCCGGCGCCATCGACCCGCGCAATCATGCGCTGCTCGCGAAGCCGGCGGATGGCATGCGTGGAGCGCCGCTGTTTCGCGGGCTGCCCCGGTTCGGCGGCGGCCGCCAGCACGGACTCCACCTGCTCGAACACGTCCGCGAGCTGCTCCTCCGAAAAAGACGTCATCGCCGCGCTTTCCGCCCGCAGATGAAGCGCCGCGAGAAAGCACAGGTCCAGCGTCGATAGATCGAGCGATGGCCCGCGCTGGGCGAGCGAGGCAAGAACGCGGTTCGGATTCACGGCCAGGAGACCGTGACAGATAGCAGCTTTTTACCTCTTGGTCGCCGTCACCAAGGACCCGCCGCCCATCGACGTGAGCTCGAGCCCGGCGCTTTTCAACACGGGTTCCAGCTCGAATCGCAGCAGATTGGCCACGTCGGGCACGTCCAGCGCCAGCACCCCGCCCGGCGCGAGGTGCCGCGCGGCCGCCGCGGCCACCTGCCCGAGCGCCTCGGAGCGCGAGGGGCCGTCGTCGTAGGCGGCGATGGCCAGCGGAAAATCGGGATCGGCCAGTTTCAAGGTTGCGATGTCTTGAAAGACGTGGATCCGATGCCCCACGTCGCGGTCCTCTCGATCGAGCTCTTCCTGGAAGTCGTGGAGCGGACCGCCGGACATGTCCACCCCCACCACGCGATACCCCGCCCGGGCCAGCGGAATGGCCGCCCATCCCGGCGCCGCATGCAGCTCGAGGATGGGCCCTCCCGTCCTTTCAGCAATTTCCAAGTACCGTTCGAGGGCCATTTGCATCTACGTTCCCGGTCGTCGCCTCGTTGTTCAAACGATCCGTGCGATCGGCTACAAATCCGCCGTGGCCCCGGTAAGCATCGATGATTTGCGCGTGGTCGTCGCCGTCGCGGAGCACGGGAGCTTCGTTCTGGCGGCGCGCCACACGCGGGTACCGACCAGCACGGTGAGCCGGGCGGTGGCGCGATTCGAGGATGCGGCGGGGGTGCGGCTCTTTCAGCGCAATTCGCGCAAGGTGAGCTTGACAGCCGAGGGCGCGATGCTGCTCGAGCGCGCAGCGCCGCTCCTGGAGGAGATGGACCGCCTCGTCGAGGGCCTCGCAGGCGAGGAAGCGTCCATCTCGGGGAGGCTTCGTGTGACCGCGCCCACGATGAGTGGCTCGCGGCCGATCGCGGCGGCGCTCATGTCCTTCGCCGAGGCGCACCCCAAGGTGACCGTGGAGCTGTCGCTGACCAACGCGGTGGTGGACCTGCTCGAAGAGGGGTTCGATCTCGCCTTCCGCGCCGGCCCCGTGCACGGTGCCGATCTCGTGGCGCGGCGGGTTTGGAGCGTCCCGTACGCGCTGGGCGCTTCGCCGGCGTTCGTGGAGAAAGAGCTCGCGCGCCGCAAAAAGCTCGATCGCGCCGCGCTCGAGTCGCTGCCGGCCATCGCGGCCCGGCCTGATACCGTGTGGCGGTTCCGGCGCGACGACAACGGCGTGACGACGATCCGGCCGCGCATCCGTTTTTGCGTGAGCGATCTGCGCGTGGGGATCGACGCCGCCGCGCGCGGCCTGGGCATCGTGGGCGCTGCACGGCACGAGCTGCTCGCCGCGGGGCTCGTCCTGCTCGAGCCAAAGGCCGACGTCGGGCGGCCCGAGGCGCGTGAGCTCTACGCGGTCTATCCTTCGCGCCGTCTTCTCCCGAAGCGCGTTGCGCTCGCCATCGACTGGGTGGCGCGCGCGCTTCGGGACGCGGAACGTTGACGCGACGCTAGTTGGTGTCGTCGTGGCTTTTCGCGGAGACGCGGCCGCGCGCGGTGGCCATGAAGTCGCCCGCGTTTTCGGCGAGCTCCTCGGCTTGCGCGGTGAGCCGCTCGAGAAGCTTGTCGATCTCGGGCCGCGCGCGCTCGATCCACTTGCGCACGGTCGGGGCGGCGGCCACGCCGAGGACCATCCCCACGCCGATGTACTGGAGCTTCGTCCCGAGCGGTACTTCCTCGGCGGCGGCGCCCCCCTTCTTTCCCTTCTTCTTTTTCTTCTTTCCCTTTGCCATCACCGCTCTCCCAGTTTTCCGAGTGCAACGAGGTTGGTACGGGTCGCGCGCGCCGTTTTCTTCTGCAGGGCGAACGAATTCAACACGACGGCGATGGTGCTCAAGTTGTGCACGATGGCCGCCGAAAACGGCGATAGCCGCCCCAGCGCGCCAAACCCGAGCCCCACCAGGTTCACGCCAATCGATGCGGCGAAGTTCTCGTGGATGGTCCGCAGCGCATGCTTCGCGATGCCCAGAGCCTCGGGCACCAGGAAAAGGTCATTTCGCGCCAGGGTCACGTCCGCCGTCTCGATGGCGAGATCGCAGCGCCCCTCGCCCATGGCGATGCTCACGTCGGCGTGCGCCAGCGCCTGCGCATCGTTGATGCCGTCTCCCACCATGGCGACGCGGTGTCCTTCGGCGCGAAGCTTGTCGATCAGGTCGAACTTGTCCTGCGGGAGCATCTCCGCGTGCACCTCGCGGATGCCCAGTTGCTCGGCCACGAAGTGCGCAGGCGCCGCCCGATCGCCCGTCGCGAGGAGGATCCGCTTGACGCCCAGCTTTTCCACCTGCGCCAGCGCCGCGCGCGCCTCGGGTCGAACCGCGTCGGCCACGGCGAACGTGGCCGCGTGCGCGCCGTCCAGCGCCAGATGAACCAGCGATTGCGCCGCGCGCACCTCCGGCAAAGGCTCTGCATCCGAGCCATCCACCGCGATGCCCGCACGCTCGAGAAAGACGCGGCTTCCAATCTGGACGCGCACCCCATCGACCAGGCCTTCGACACCGAAGCCCGGATGCGGCAGGTAGTCGACCACGTGCGCCGGCTCGAGGCCGCGATCGCGTGCTTCCCGCACGATGGCCGCCGCCAGGGGATGGGTCGCATGCCGTTCGACCGCCGTAGCAAAGCGCACGCACTCGTTCTCGCCGCGTGCCCTGCCCGCGTCGGTGAGGCGAAGGGCCACCAACTTTGGCGCGCCCACGGTGAGCGTGCCCGTTTTGTCGAGAACCACGGCATCCACGTGCGCCGCGCCTTCCAGGTGCACGCCGCCCTTGATGAGGATGCCCCGCTTGGCCGCGCCGCCGATGCTCGCAAACACCGCCGTCGGCGTGGCCAGCCCCGCCGCACACGGGCAGGCAATGACGAGCATCGTGATGGCCTTGGTCCAATTGCGCGTGACCAGCAACGTGATCCCGGCCAATCCCAGCGAAATGGGCACGAACCGCGACGCAAAGCGGTTTCCAATGGCCTCGATGGGCGCGCGGCGCTCTTGCAGATCCTGCACCGCGGCGACCATGCGCGCGATGAGCGTCTCGTGCACGAGGCTGGTGACCTCCACGTCAATCTCGCCCGATTCCACGATGGATCCGGCGTACACCGTGTCGCCGGCGCGCTTTTCCTTGGGGAGCGCTTCGCCGGTGAGAAAGCTTTCCTGCACGAGGGCAACGCCGGCCACCACCTTGCCGTCGAGGGGCACCTTCTCGAAGTGGAAGATGCGCACCACGTCGTTCTTCTCCAGGTGCTCCACGGGCGTCTGACGCAGCCCCGGCTTGCCGCCCGGCACGTGCGCCGGCGACAGCTTCCACGCCTCGGGCGGGGCCAGATCCATGAAATCGGCAATCGCCAAGCGCGAACGGCGCAGGGTGATCTCCTCGAGAAGCCGGCCGAGCTGGATGAGCCACACCACGCTGAGGCCCGTGAGGCTTTCGCGTAACAGGAGCGTGGCCATCACCGCGATGGCAATCAACGTGTCGTCGGTGGGCTTGCCCTTCGCCGCGGATTTCGCCCCACTCTTGAAGATGGGGTAGCCGCTCACCACGGTGAGCAGCATCGCCAGATCGGTGAGCGGGCCCCCGCTGCCAAGGACCGGCACACCGCGAAGGCGCCGCGACACCAGCCACGCGAGCACCGCCCCCACCGCCCCGAGCCGCAACGTCTCTTTGCGGACGGCTTCGTCGCTGCCCAAATGCTGATGATCGTGGCCGTGGTCGTCGTGGTGATCGTGACCGTGCCCATGGCCGCCGTGATCATGATGGCTGTGCTCGCCGTTGGCATCGCGGTGAATGCCCGCGATTTCATGCCGGTGGTCGCGCAGATCGCACTCGCCGTGCACCCGGGCGAACTCCTTCACGCCGCGGCAGATGGCCTCCGCCACGTCGACGGGCTTCACCTGGTCGGGATCGTAGAAGACGAGCGCGGTCCGTGTGCGCGAGCTGTAGCTCGCCAGGCGCACGGAGTGGATACGCTGGAGCTCGCGTCGCATGGCGTCGCGAAGAAAAGCGTCCCCTTTGAAGTCGAGATGAAAGCGAATGCGTCCCGGTACGAAGGCCTTCACCGTGATCCGCCGAAGCAGATCGGGAAGGGATGCCGCACCGAGCAGTGTGGCGTCGCCCGACATGAGACCAATCAGCAGAGCAATCGGCTCGCCGCGAGTCAATAACTTCTTCGATTCGCGAATCGTTCAGGTCTGCGAACGACGCCGCTTCACTTGCAGAACTTGCCGATGCGTCCGTCCTACTTGACGCCCTCTCCGAGCTTGCTCGCGTGCCCGGCGATGTTGCGCCAAGGGCTCTTTTCGTTGCGGCGAATCCACGTATCGGTAAATCGAATTCGCTGATCGAACGGTTTTCCGTGATCGACACCTTTGGAATGCAAAATGGCAATTACGAGTGCGGTATTGTCGGTTACCCGTACACGCCAATCGCTTGATTCGTTGACGTCGTAGCGAACGTCGGGCGAGGACATCTCGGCCACGACTGCGGCCTTGTCGTAAATGCGTCCGGAACCGCTCACCAGCGTGTAGTCGTCGGTGAGAAAATTGGCGAAGGCCTTGGCGTCGCGGTCCACGACCGACTTCTGCATGGCCTTGTCGAGCGCGATCAATTGGAGGGCGTCGGCGTCGCTGGTGGCAGCCTCGGTGGTGCCTCCAAAGCCGACTGCGCCGGCGATGCCCGCGACCAACGTAAGAACGATGCATCGAGATGCACGAGATGAAGAAGTGCGCATGGTATGTCTCCCCGATCGTCCAGTATTGGCCCCTACTCTCGAGCCTGGCAATGGAACACTGCTGCGCATTCGAATGACGTCCAAATGACACCGCTGAGAATCACCGAGTATCTGGCCACCCCGCCCCTGCCACGTCTCGTGCCCGAGGGAGTCTTCGACGATTTCGGCTGGTGCGCGAGCGACACGCTCGAGTGGTCCCGTCCGAGTGCACGTCCATTCGACCTGGCTACGCCCCTCGATGGGTCCGACCCCGCGCGGATGGTGTTCGTGTTCCATCGTGCCGATCACGGCCCCGAGTTTCTGCCGCGGGAGATGGCCAAGCTTCATGCCTTCGGCATGGGCCTTGGCGACGACGATTGGGCGCTTGCCCCGTATGCCATCGACGATGCGACCGACGGGCTGTGGGAGCGGCGAATGCGCCCGCGCGAGGTGCTATGGCTCGCCGCCGACAACATGAATGCGCTGTTTTGGGGCCTTCACGATTGGTCTCATTTCCACAACCACGGGCCCTTCGAAGAGCGCGCGTGGACCGAGCTTCAATGCGACCAGGCCGCGCTCTTCTGGATGTGGGTCAATCGAGGGGCCATCGGCCTCGACGAGCCTGCGTGGCTGCGCATGCACGCCGACGTGCTCCAAGGGGCGCTCGCCCGCTTCGAGGCCGAAGGTAAACGTTTCAATCCCGAATATCTCCCACGGTGCACGGCGGATGCGCTTCGCGATCTCGCTCCGTCTCGTCAGCCTTGAACGAGGATCGTCGGTTCGTTCCGGACGGGAAAATTCACCGAGTTGGCAATGAAGCAGTCCGCGTGCGCCTTCTCGTGCAGCGCATGCGCTTTGGCTTCGTCCGAGCCATCCTTAACCTGCCCCGCCTTAACCAGGATGGTGACCTTCGGCGAGAGCGTGACCTCCGTGAAGCGCATTTTCCCATCACGCAGTGCCAACCGACCGAACGCCGCATCTTCGTAGGCAACGACCACGATCCCTGCCCGAGCGCAGTGTGCGAGGTACGAGAGGCAATGGCAGCCCGACAGCGCGGCGACGAGCCAATCCTCGGGATTGTGCAGCGAAGCATCGCCGCGATACACGGGCGCCGCCGAGCCGCGGATCGGTGGCTTGCCCTCCATTTCGACGACGTACTCACGCGAGTACGACGCATAATCGGTGAGCGGACCGCGCTCGGCGCCGGTCCAGACGAGCTTGCAAGCGAACGTGTGTTCTTGACCCATCGTGCGAGGATACCAGAAGCACCATTCGGATTTCGTCCAGGCCACTGACACTGCGGCACCCGCGTTCACACGGCCCTGTGTTTGTCGTTGGAATATGCAAACATTGCTTGGATTCGCCCGAGTGCGCGCGGTAGCATCGACGAGTTTTGGGAGGGCATAGGATGAACAAATGGCGTCCACGTATCCTCGCAGTCGATGACGATCCAACGCAGTTGGAGCTGCTGGCGCGCGGACTCGCCCTCGAAGGATTCGACGTCGCCACGAGGGAAGGGCCTATTGGCCTGACCAGTTTGGTGCGCTCCTTCAACCCGGACATTGCCCTGGTCGATATACATATTCCCACCATGCGCGGTGACCGCATCATCGAGTTGATTCGCAGCGTGGCCAGTCCCGATACGAAATATTTCGTCATCTCGTCGTCGAGCGAGGCCGAGCTGCGATTGTGTGCATTGGAAACCAATGCGCATGGTTGGATATCCAAGGGGAGCGGCATGAGCCAAATCGCACTTCGCCTGAAGAGCGCCCTCGCCCATCGTCGAATCCGCCGCG
It includes:
- a CDS encoding class I SAM-dependent methyltransferase; translation: MALERYLEIAERTGGPILELHAAPGWAAIPLARAGYRVVGVDMSGGPLHDFQEELDREDRDVGHRIHVFQDIATLKLADPDFPLAIAAYDDGPSRSEALGQVAAAAARHLAPGGVLALDVPDVANLLRFELEPVLKSAGLELTSMGGGSLVTATKR
- a CDS encoding chromosome partition protein MukE — its product is MSSDGSPRFARLEDVILDEAYPEVDLALRRGRHIDRDDVAWYTFLVDAEDHLEPLYRRFGCELIHRSDGYFYLLPTGDALGKRHLSSGEMLVGQALTLLYLEPSTLEQGGTVTREQVLGHLAGVVGADALVRVMNPKRRKYDERVAQETVRNKVAEALRRLATLGFVEIVEEDRIRLRSALMRFAEPVRGTKAPEAALARLVAEGELVLAEDDSASDSESESESESESESESESESESESESESESESESESESESESEPESVSDPEGGAPS
- the mukB gene encoding chromosome partition protein MukB; its protein translation is MMRARATALALVNWKGVFYERYLFDRHVTALEGANGAGKTTVMIAAYVVLLPDMSRLRFTNLGESSATGGDRGIWGRLGEQGRPSYAALEIEVGPKKFIAGVHLERKAEPTIVLTPFLIKDIDLQGSLKELFLLPRGEHDEVPELAELREGVARLAGKIDVFATAKEYFAALFEHGITPLRMATDEDRNKLNEMLRTSMTGGISRALTTELRSFLLKEESGLSDTLSRMRGNLDACHRTRTEVRESRHLEHEISGIFDAGQAMFAAAVAATRERANEAAGRLDEARAAAAEAARGVRSLEADIAESKQKHELFAARLAETKRLLEEAHVRAGKMTRARSVHLRIAELERELLRKGEDAQAARAAYEAATKAREARRLERDRARDAYDRAATGVGDLEKGLEELHRNAHAHRRVRSRFDEARTALGELALAEDEHAVVGALERTRARLGEVDLERSRLDRDRESIAVRQEEYDRALRALATLTGATSAEGAHDRARAVLARFADLKTSVERPTETAAELSRARRLAEQQTKARARALELEIEPGADEAPAHLVQRPLDVAEAELRATENELRTELTRSEEAQRTLVRLRSEAAELTRRAERWAAGAPKLQALEKRLEMALRSRENIAKARDRFAADAERERAALTEKKELHEARLREANALDATGGAFDADLLSLRDELDAELLASRFEELDPEEAAMLQAQLGPLENALIVDDPEGAAATLSKFPRTMNSVLLVNAHAALGLDERKPTRRGDDVFVQESFGIRVTRVPDHPSLGRRARERRAADLRREAEGLERDIEAALSRVRSLDEAKRDADDLAADWSTFEGGDPGEALAQLRSEMETLAQLEDTGEARVRALRQREGALRTRIAALRALLGDAYLLVPPDYAARAAELETQLDAVENAREELRRTEDDRRTLAELVEVLRHPPTLPADEERATLEARRRELDDERDRLFVALTALAEVVENRAAFRFADAERALAEQKAIVPALEEQRKNARAAWEAEEQALRAAEAAWELAATAQQKADAEHMAVRAHHERAAGELAAEGLSDLSEEAAAATNRRIAEIDAERKAFELEERRLATDLALLEERRLQAQRAATSAASQATTVEKEALPTREQWTVLERAASQAGVLSHAVSSRVAASYRGRPSADLWPEARGKGELLVDRLRASRGNAESAAQVTEFLHANAYLDAWLTVRDVLKRCLPPQVAEVEDPLEALLRLRDHLSLLEERLGRQETDLRGASEDVARGIDVRLRRAKSQVRRLNQSLHGIHFGNVVGIRVEMKRVDKMEQILRALREGAVQELLFQTTLPIEEALNEIFRRYGGGGRTGGQRILDYREYLELAVEIQRNSAGAANGTSGNGEGAPGWESASPTRLSTGEAIGVGAALMMVILTEWERDANLLHQKRETGSLRFLFLDEANRLSQDNLGVLFDLCQNLDLQLLIAAPEVARAEGNTTYRLVRRVDESGREEVLVSGRRVKAAQAPEA
- a CDS encoding condensin subunit MukF, which codes for MNPNRVLASLAQRGPSLDLSTLDLCFLAALHLRAESAAMTSFSEEQLADVFEQVESVLAAAAEPGQPAKQRRSTHAIRRLREQRMIARVDGAGIVRAGEYALTRLANGIIEFFLEDDTLTRDSLTVLTRSLLVGLGEILTAAKAAHTEEEWRMGVISPLRVTMGDLANGIERRQCGFDLQQEEFQREIAGLLHADWFGAVARCQELLESTSGTLNELNQILLRDTHQLQSLLQDIQEHAAEAGVADAEGAARTVVDQVDRIAAWGSARQRAWSEYYQYVHRYLRDVVRLDPARTLTHRLREHLAGTAGKQFALTLASAPPIRLLREVEIPPEEKPPVRRPRKEREQGLADAPAENPQAILEARVRGALAEGARALGVVTERVIAEVAEEERFVTTGRVAQAVARLGDPEATAERAWVPMQDGLMIEEWTVRVVAEPESQPEKEAS
- a CDS encoding LysR family transcriptional regulator; translated protein: MAPVSIDDLRVVVAVAEHGSFVLAARHTRVPTSTVSRAVARFEDAAGVRLFQRNSRKVSLTAEGAMLLERAAPLLEEMDRLVEGLAGEEASISGRLRVTAPTMSGSRPIAAALMSFAEAHPKVTVELSLTNAVVDLLEEGFDLAFRAGPVHGADLVARRVWSVPYALGASPAFVEKELARRKKLDRAALESLPAIAARPDTVWRFRRDDNGVTTIRPRIRFCVSDLRVGIDAAARGLGIVGAARHELLAAGLVLLEPKADVGRPEARELYAVYPSRRLLPKRVALAIDWVARALRDAER